The Methanomicrobiales archaeon genome has a segment encoding these proteins:
- a CDS encoding HEPN domain-containing protein, translating into MVKRLEKEGKIEKFRVDPKVVKESMTIAERDLAVAEKNLEINDEWAWNIAYNAILSAGRALMFAKGYRPKGDERHVAVREFLERILIILPLQPQELYRSTTNGE; encoded by the coding sequence ATGGTTAAACGGCTGGAGAAGGAGGGAAAGATCGAGAAATTTAGGGTCGATCCTAAGGTCGTAAAGGAGTCGATGACAATTGCAGAACGTGATCTCGCCGTGGCAGAAAAGAACCTGGAGATCAACGATGAATGGGCATGGAATATCGCGTACAATGCAATCTTATCAGCAGGCCGGGCGCTGATGTTTGCAAAAGGGTATCGCCCGAAAGGGGATGAACGGCACGTTGCGGTGCGGGAATTTCTGGAGAGAATTCTGATTATCCTCCCCCTCCAACCACAAGAGCTTTACCGGAGCACGACAAATGGTGA
- a CDS encoding nucleotidyltransferase domain-containing protein, producing the protein MLEMLISSETRVQLLTLFLLNPGNEYYIREIERLTGKNYNIVRNELNRLKSFGLIKSTLKGKQLYYTVNQNFFLYEDLQKIVLKTEGVSKYLKDRLADLETIECIFIYGSFASGKAIATSDIDLFIVGEASDEQLIPTINECEKTIQREINYTLVRRDELLKRMKESDPFVTHVMNGPKVVIFGDCNYG; encoded by the coding sequence ATGCTGGAGATGCTCATCTCATCCGAGACGCGAGTCCAATTGCTTACCTTATTTCTTCTCAATCCTGGTAATGAGTACTATATCCGTGAAATCGAACGATTGACGGGGAAAAACTACAACATCGTTCGAAATGAGTTGAATCGATTGAAATCCTTCGGTTTAATTAAATCCACTCTCAAAGGGAAACAACTTTACTACACGGTAAACCAGAACTTCTTTTTATATGAGGATTTACAAAAAATCGTCCTGAAGACGGAGGGCGTCTCCAAATACCTGAAGGACAGACTGGCGGATCTGGAGACTATCGAGTGCATATTTATCTATGGCTCCTTTGCTTCCGGAAAAGCCATCGCTACGAGCGATATCGATCTGTTCATCGTCGGAGAGGCGAGCGATGAGCAATTGATACCAACCATCAATGAATGCGAGAAGACCATTCAGAGAGAGATCAATTACACATTGGTGCGGAGAGATGAATTGCTCAAGCGAATGAAGGAATCCGATCCGTTCGTCACACATGTCATGAATGGTCCAAAAGTGGTCATCTTCGGAGACTGCAACTATGGTTAA